The Paraburkholderia hospita genome includes a window with the following:
- a CDS encoding LysR substrate-binding domain-containing protein gives MVIFRRVSIGTSGQLPASDLLFYVPGLLSIELNVEPFTGFEPASIKGGAAAWVRFGPPPMGTLVARKLFETRIITVASPRYVAEHGQPGKPEEMSKHQRIMFYNPVTAKPFEWEFHRGKKVTEILAEGRLLVWDVETMLGACIAGAGIAQVKEIDVEQLMHDGLLMDLFPDWSDERFPLMRSFRPGATELQKSRRSSISASSHRRQRYLLRTVGPSSGGMLAAGCSSFSCIFWRERREKPFVARLSDLTRFCKLTDLQLVDLKAFSHANRQKMHEKDEHPEAEHHRAVDALQAQLGDARHQAGVLQGRLDAVQVAHAALQDQLAEQRWADTDRSSPARAKSAISGSTAARPARTPGPARKVAVASAPSSKTAARRKKRG, from the coding sequence ATGGTGATATTCCGTCGTGTCAGCATTGGAACGTCCGGTCAGCTTCCGGCGAGCGATCTGCTGTTCTATGTGCCGGGCCTGCTGTCAATCGAACTAAACGTGGAACCCTTCACGGGCTTCGAACCCGCTTCAATCAAGGGGGGGGCCGCGGCCTGGGTTCGCTTTGGACCGCCGCCGATGGGAACACTGGTTGCGCGCAAGCTATTCGAGACGCGCATCATTACGGTCGCATCTCCACGGTACGTGGCTGAGCACGGACAGCCAGGAAAACCCGAGGAGATGAGCAAACATCAGCGAATCATGTTTTATAACCCGGTGACGGCCAAGCCCTTCGAATGGGAGTTCCATCGGGGTAAGAAGGTCACGGAGATACTTGCAGAGGGGCGCCTCCTCGTGTGGGACGTGGAAACCATGCTCGGCGCGTGTATCGCCGGCGCCGGCATCGCCCAGGTGAAGGAGATTGACGTCGAGCAGTTAATGCATGACGGCTTGCTCATGGACCTCTTCCCGGACTGGTCGGACGAAAGATTTCCGCTGATGCGCTCTTTCCGTCCCGGCGCCACCGAGCTGCAAAAATCGAGGCGTTCATCAATTTCTGCCTCGAGTCATCGTCGTCAGCGGTACCTGTTGCGCACCGTCGGACCAAGCTCCGGGGGAATGTTGGCAGCGGGGTGTTCGTCCTTTTCGTGCATTTTCTGGCGGGAACGGCGTGAGAAGCCGTTTGTAGCAAGGCTGAGCGACCTCACACGCTTTTGCAAGTTGACGGATTTACAACTGGTTGATCTGAAAGCGTTTTCTCATGCAAACCGCCAGAAAATGCACGAAAAGGACGAACACCCCGAGGCGGAGCATCATCGAGCGGTCGACGCACTGCAGGCGCAGCTCGGTGACGCGCGCCATCAGGCGGGCGTGCTGCAGGGTCGGCTCGATGCCGTGCAGGTCGCGCATGCGGCGCTGCAGGACCAGCTGGCGGAACAACGCTGGGCCGACACCGACCGTTCGAGTCCAGCCCGCGCGAAGAGCGCGATTTCAGGTTCAACTGCGGCACGTCCGGCGCGCACGCCCGGGCCGGCACGCAAGGTCGCGGTTGCGTCAGCGCCATCCAGCAAGACGGCGGCGCGCCGGAAGAAGCGGGGCTAG
- a CDS encoding BON domain-containing protein, producing MDERLRTGCRRGKWRRRRRSVGECTYGHDDRGGGPKAGEGCSLRAWQDEASDQQRYQVHAAAGVVTLSGSVPNRTVLDRAAEAAQGVPGVTAVRNNLTIENR from the coding sequence ATCGACGAGCGGCTTCGCACAGGCTGCAGGCGCGGCAAATGGCGGAGGCGACGACGCAGCGTCGGGGAGTGTACATACGGACACGACGACCGCGGTGGCGGACCGAAAGCTGGAGAAGGATGTTCATTACGCGCTTGGCAAGACGAAGCATCTGACCAGCAGAGATATCAGGTTCACGCTGCAGCTGGCGTTGTCACGCTCTCTGGATCAGTACCCAACCGGACTGTGCTGGATAGGGCTGCTGAAGCCGCGCAAGGCGTTCCAGGCGTCACAGCTGTCAGGAACAACCTGACCATCGAGAACAGATGA
- a CDS encoding DUF4148 domain-containing protein codes for MKSTIFALAAATLLAVPVAAYSQTQQGPTRAQVRAELQQLEQAGYNSAKGEDPRYPADVQAAEGRIARQRGMTEYSDGYGGTTAGSRSAGSRAAAQPASDERMHQLYGNGGH; via the coding sequence ATGAAATCGACGATTTTCGCGCTCGCCGCTGCGACGCTTCTCGCTGTTCCGGTCGCAGCCTATTCACAAACTCAGCAGGGTCCGACGCGCGCACAGGTGCGTGCAGAACTCCAGCAGCTCGAGCAGGCGGGCTATAACTCGGCCAAGGGTGAAGATCCCCGATATCCAGCGGATGTTCAGGCTGCCGAGGGGCGTATTGCCAGGCAGCGAGGCATGACCGAGTACAGCGATGGATACGGCGGTACGACGGCTGGCTCCCGGTCGGCCGGGTCTCGCGCCGCCGCGCAGCCCGCATCGGATGAGCGGATGCATCAGCTCTACGGCAACGGCGGCCACTAG
- the denD gene encoding D-erythronate dehydrogenase, producing the protein MKVLVTGGAGFLGQRLARALLARGALKSADGKRQPITELVLLDVERPADFGDSRVRTEVGDIAERGVLERLIDDKTDAIFHLAAIVSGQAEADFDLGMRINLDASRLLLETCRQRGHRPRVVFTSSVAVYGGDLPDVVQNDTALNPQSSYGTQKAIAELLLNDYTRRGFVGGRVLRLPTISVRPGKPNAAASSFASGIIREPLNGEEAICPVTGSTRLWLLSPRKAIECLIAGCELDAAALGNQRVVNLPGISVSVDEMIAALREVAGERVVERIEWKPDPRVETIVGSWPARWDTSRAEHLGLSGDHTFTAVICNYIEDENVHVV; encoded by the coding sequence ATGAAAGTACTGGTTACCGGTGGCGCCGGATTTCTCGGCCAGCGTCTCGCGCGTGCACTGCTCGCACGCGGCGCACTGAAGAGCGCGGACGGCAAGCGTCAGCCGATCACCGAGCTCGTGCTGCTCGACGTCGAGCGTCCCGCTGATTTCGGCGACAGCCGTGTGCGCACGGAAGTGGGCGACATCGCGGAGCGCGGCGTGCTCGAGCGCCTGATCGACGACAAGACCGACGCGATCTTCCATCTTGCTGCGATCGTCAGCGGCCAGGCGGAAGCGGATTTCGATCTGGGCATGCGCATCAATCTCGATGCGTCGCGGCTGTTGCTCGAAACGTGCCGGCAACGTGGGCACCGGCCGCGCGTCGTATTCACGAGCTCGGTCGCCGTGTACGGCGGCGATCTGCCCGACGTCGTGCAGAACGACACCGCGCTGAATCCGCAATCGTCGTATGGCACGCAAAAGGCCATTGCGGAGCTGCTGCTGAACGACTATACGCGGCGCGGGTTCGTCGGCGGCCGCGTGCTGCGGCTGCCGACGATCAGCGTGCGGCCCGGCAAGCCGAACGCCGCGGCGTCGTCGTTTGCGAGCGGCATCATCCGCGAGCCGTTGAACGGCGAAGAGGCGATCTGTCCGGTGACGGGCAGCACGCGCCTGTGGCTGCTGTCGCCGCGCAAAGCGATCGAGTGCCTGATCGCCGGCTGCGAGCTCGATGCGGCCGCACTTGGCAACCAGCGCGTGGTGAATCTGCCCGGTATCTCGGTCAGCGTGGACGAGATGATTGCCGCGTTGCGCGAGGTGGCGGGCGAGCGCGTCGTGGAGCGCATCGAATGGAAGCCGGATCCGCGCGTCGAGACGATCGTCGGCAGTTGGCCTGCGCGGTGGGACACGTCGCGCGCGGAGCACCTCGGGCTCTCCGGCGATCATACGTTTACAGCCGTGATCTGCAATTACATCGAAGACGAGAACGTGCACGTCGTCTGA